The proteins below are encoded in one region of Rhododendron vialii isolate Sample 1 chromosome 7a, ASM3025357v1:
- the LOC131332883 gene encoding uncharacterized protein LOC131332883, whose protein sequence is MIRLIKDTELRPKHIACLKKTSFWLLIEAIVNKKLVSDHCRKFDEVVVKVIKSYDEWTKSFRLGDKKVKLKDNHVKLIFGIFCGNEEIAETNISKEDTILANRFGIKEPRLTTTTMKEMIKQLKSSNKPKDISDVVRLLCLFLCVTLLFSTSGATVNWSFVYYMEDLVKVKQYNWAGAITDYLMKSIHKNLKELNELHGCSLLLMFWLCEHTKLHNKRMQVQFKDY, encoded by the exons ATGATTAGATTGATCAAAGATACCGAACTCAGGCCCAAACACATAGCTTGCctaaaaaaaacatcattttggttattgattgaAGCAATTGTGAACAAGAAGTTGGTAAGTGATCATTGCAGAAAGTTTGATGAAGTGGTTGTGAAAGTTATAAAGTCCTATGATGAATGGACAAAAAGTTTTAGATTGGGTGACAAGAAAGTAAAGCTCAAGGATAATCATGTGAAGttgatttttggaattttctgtGGAAATGAAGAGATAGCAGAAACAAACATCAGCAAAGAAGACACTATATTAGCTAATAGGTTTGGCATTAAAGAGCCAAGGTTAACAACTACAACAATGAAGGAAATGATCAAACAACTGAAAAGTAGCAACAAACCAAAAGATATTAGCGATGTTGTCAGATTGCTTTGCCTTTTCCTTTGTGTCACATTGCTTTTCTCGACAAGTGGAGCAACGGTGAATTGGTCATTTGTTTATTACATGGAAGACCTAGTAAAGGTAAAACAATACAACTGGGCGGGAGCTATTACAGATTATTTGATGAAGTCCATTCACAAAAATCTTAAGGAGCTCAACGAATTGCATGGATGTTCTCTGCTTTTAATG TTTTGGCTTTGTGAGCACACTAAACTCCACAACAAAAGAATGCAGGTGCAGTTCAAAGATTACTGA